The Chiloscyllium plagiosum isolate BGI_BamShark_2017 chromosome 4, ASM401019v2, whole genome shotgun sequence region TAGAAGCACAAACAAGAGGTCAATTGTTTAGACAGAAGCAAGAAGAAACTTTTTCAAGCAAAGCCttgtgaatattttctatcaacctaGGTTGTTTATgctcagtcattgaatatatttaagacggagatgggaTGGTCTCTTTGGGAATCACGAGATATGGGGGAAAAGTGACTTTGGGACCAAGGATCAGGCACAATTGaactgaatgttggagcaggttcAGGTGCCATCAACTGCTGTTCTAATTTCTTATGCTAATTGTTATAAACACACCAACAGCATTCAGGAACAAAATATTTTATATAATTATGAAATCATGAATATTCAAACAAATAATAACTTTTTCTGAAAAACATCTTCCAGATTATTTTAAGTAAATTTTGTAACAATTAGGTTGTATCCAGTCAAGTGTACTAAGTGTTCTGTGAAAAATAGCTTTGCACTTTGGTCCATGTTCTTACTGACTCTTTACACCTTTACACAGTAGCTTCGGCTTTGACGCACGATGCATctcttctccttttctttcttgatcttcgttttttttctttatttggttGTGGTGGTGCTAGTTTGACTTTCTTTTTCAAACAACTAAGAGGATTAAGTCCCCCTTTTCTTTTGCGTTTTTTATGCCTGGGTTCAGATTCCTTCACAAGGCCATGCTCTTCTTTCAAATGCTTTATAGTTTGTTGCTGATGTACGGGGACAAGTTGATCATCGTGCAAAGAACGTAATTGTGCAATTGATTTGAGAGAAGGTTTCTCTAGGACCATAGTATTCTGTATAATGTACATCAGAGGGACTCCTGACAACTTCTTAATTTTCATGGTTAGCTCTTGATCCTGTTAAAATAATTGGGACACATTTAATGTACATATAATTTCCactgggagaaactgaggactggagatgctggagatcagagttgagtgtgtggtgctggaaaagcacagcaggttaggcagcatctgaggagcaggagaatgaggtcTGTGGGCcggggaggctgagagataactgggagggggctgggggaaggctactatgaatgtgataggtagaagaaggtgggggagaaggtgataggtcggagaggagggtggaacggtgagatgggaaaggtgatgggcaggtcaggagtgcggtgctgagttggaggcttgggacgaGGATTATTTGGGGGGTGAGAGGAAACTACTGAactccacattaatcccatgtggttacagggtcccaaggcagaataggaggcattcttcctccaggcgttgggtggaagaggtccaggacctgcatgtccttggttgagtaggaaggggagttgaagtgttcagccacagggaagtggggttggttgatgtgggtgtcccagagaccTTCTCTGAAACAATtagcaagttggcgtcctgtctctccgAGGTAGAGGAGACgacatcaggtgcaatggatatggtggatgacattggtggaggtacagataaatttctgtcggatgtggaaggatagTTTACgaccttggaaggaggtgaggggaaggtgtgggcacaggttttgcacttccttctggtgggggatgtggatctgacaagggtgTTGTGGacggaatggtctctctggaatgctcaTAGGAgtaaggaaatatatctctggtggtggggtcatttgtaggtggtggaagtagtGGAGGATAATGTGATGCATacagaggttgatggggtggaaggtgaggactgggaggttctgtccttgtgttAGAAagtgtggggttcaagggcagaggtacaGCAAGTGGAGGAGATGCCACTGGAAGACATCATCACCcacgtgggaaaggaaattgcgatcttggatgaaggagaccatctgggattttctaaggcagaattgatcatcctgggaacagatgcagtagaggtggaggaattaggaataagggatggcatttttacaggaggtagggtgggaggaggaggaggagtgtaggtagctgtggagttggtgggcttgtagtagatgtccgtggttaatcagtcgccagagatggagaggtccagaaagagGAGataggtgtctgagatggtccaggtgaatttgaggttggggtgaaagatgttagtgaagttgataaactgttcaacttcacgaggtggcgctgatacagtcatcgatatagcggaagaatgggtgtgggggggggcggtgtaactgcggaaggtATAATTAACACAACAAAAAATTGAAACGGGCGGGGGTGTAGAGACCCTAATTCTCACatggtgttcctgatgaagggctcctgcctaaaacattgattttcctgctccgcctttccagcgccactctaatcctGAACCCATCTAAACCCCAAGATCCGTGAGCTTACCTGCGTGGCTACGAAGTAGTGATGAAGATTACCATGTCCGACCATGGACAGGAGGCAGGCAGAGGCACTCACCGCACTCTTCACGTGGGGGCAACGTCTCACCTGGAATCGTTGGGCAATCAGTTTGGCCCCGTACAGTTCCTTCCCCAGGGACTGCAGCTCCTTCAGGAtgcagctgggggggggggggcattgtgaacaaaaacaaatgattttttttctgttaactGCAAGTTGGGACATTCACAACCTGTGGGCAGACGGGGGGAAAAANNNNNNNNNNNNNNNNNNNNNNNNNNNNNNNNNNNNNNNNNNNNNNNNNNNNNNNNNNNNNNNNNNNNNNNNNNNNNNNNNNNNNNNNNNNNNNNNNNNNNNNNNNNNNNNNNNNNNNNNNNNNNNNNNNNNNNNNNNNNNNNNNNNNNNNNNNNNNNNNNNNNNNNNNNNNNNNNNNNNNNNNNNNNNNNNNNNNNNNNNNNNNNNNNNNNNNNNNNNNNNNNNNNNNNNNNNNNNNNNNNNNNNNNNNNNNNNNNNNNNNNNNNNNNNNNNNNNNNNNNNNNNNNNNNNNNNNNNNNNNNNNNNNNNNNNNNNNNNNNNNNNNNNNNNNNNNNNNNNNNNNNNNNNNNNNNNNNNNNNNNNNNNNNNNNNNNNNNNNNNNNNNNNNNNNNNNNNNNNNNNNNNNNNNNNNNNNNNNNNNNNNNNNNNNNNNNNNNNNNNNNNNNNNNNNNNNNNNNNNNNNNNNNNNNNNNNNNNNNNNNNNNNNNNNNNNNNNNNNNNNNNNNNNNNNNNNNNNNNNNNNNNNNNNNNNNNNNNNNNNNNNNNNNNNNNNNNNNNNNNNNNNNNNNNNNNNNNNNNNNNNNNNNNNNNNNNNNNNNNNNNNNNNNNNNNNNNNNNNNNNNNNNNNNNNNNNNNNNNNNNNNNNNNNNNNNNNNNNNNNNNNNNNNNNNNNNNNNNNNNNNNNNNNNNNNNNNNNNNNNNNNNNNNNNNNNNNNNNNNNNNNNNNNNNNNNNNNNNNNNNNNNNNNNNNNNNNNNNNNNNNNNNNNNNNNNNNNNNNNNNNNNNNNNNNNNNNNNNNNNNNNNNNNNNNNNNNNNNNNNNNNNNNNNNNNNNNNNNNNNNNNNNNNNNNNNNNNNNNNNNNNNNNNNNNNNNNNNNNNNNNNNNNNNNNNNNNNNNNNNNNNNNNNNNNNNNNNNNNNNNNNNNNNNNNNNNNNNNNNNNNNNNNNNNNNNNNNNNNNNNNNNNNNNNNNNNNNNNNNNNNNNNNNNNNNNNNNNNNNNNNNNNNNNNNNNNNNNNNNNNNNNNNNNNNNNNNNNNNNNNNNNNNNNNNNNNNNNNNNNNNNNNNNNNNNNNNNNNNNNNNNNNNNNNNNNNNNNNNNNNNNNNNNNNNNNNNNNNNNNNNNNNNNNNNNNNNNNNNNNNNNNNNNNNNNNNNNNNNNNNNNNNN contains the following coding sequences:
- the utp23 gene encoding rRNA-processing protein UTP23 homolog, coding for MKIKRQKTAKKLLSFYRHNYGFREPFQILLDGTFCQAALKNKIQIKEQAPKYLMGEVQLCTTSCILKELQSLGKELYGAKLIAQRFQVRRCPHVKSAVSASACLLSMVGHGNLHHYFVATQDQELTMKIKKLSGVPLMYIIQNTMVLEKPSLKSIAQLRSLHDDQLVPVHQQQTIKHLKEEHGLVKESEPRHKKRKRKGGLNPLSCLKKKVKLAPPQPNKEKKRRSRKKRRRDASCVKAEATV